One window of Psychrobacillus sp. FSL H8-0483 genomic DNA carries:
- a CDS encoding protoporphyrinogen oxidase, with protein sequence MKKVVVVGGGITGLSTMHYLHRLKIEKSLDVELVLVESNDYLGGKIYSVKEADFIMEVGADSIVARNTGVMPLVEELQLQDELVYNATGISYIYTNNELHAIPADTVFGIPTSVESLNSSTLVSEAGKQEALKDFDLPNESFTKESSVGSFLEHFLGKELVAKQIAPVLSGVYSGNLDKLTIASTLPYLIDYKNKYGSIIKGLGENKSQFQAAANKKFISFRNGLSTLIDRMEEELNESTILKGVHTTKIVKKGTTYEVSLSSDAYIEADYIVLTTPHNVAQAILQNEELDNDFNKLKNSSLISIYLGFDIPDEQLPAEGTGFIVSENSDVKCNACTWTSRKWKHTSKNSHLLVRMFYKSTNPAYEGMKHMSEDELVEVALQDIEKSLKLNGKPQVVEVTKWNDLMPNYHLEHGEAIKSLNEKMDSLFPHVMLAGCSYYGVGIGACIKNGKETAELIAERM encoded by the coding sequence TTGAAGAAGGTAGTTGTAGTAGGTGGAGGAATTACAGGACTGTCCACTATGCATTATTTACATAGACTTAAAATAGAAAAATCACTAGATGTCGAATTGGTTTTAGTTGAATCCAATGATTACTTAGGCGGGAAAATTTACTCTGTTAAAGAAGCGGATTTCATCATGGAAGTGGGAGCAGATTCTATTGTTGCTCGCAATACAGGCGTTATGCCATTGGTAGAAGAACTGCAACTACAGGACGAGCTTGTTTATAATGCAACGGGAATTTCCTATATTTATACAAACAATGAGCTACACGCAATACCAGCGGATACCGTATTCGGAATTCCTACTAGTGTGGAATCTTTAAATAGCAGCACATTAGTATCTGAGGCTGGAAAACAGGAAGCATTAAAAGATTTTGATTTACCAAATGAAAGCTTTACGAAAGAGAGTTCCGTTGGTTCATTTTTAGAGCATTTTTTAGGAAAAGAATTAGTAGCGAAACAAATTGCTCCAGTATTGTCCGGCGTATATTCTGGGAATCTGGACAAGCTAACCATAGCTTCTACGTTACCTTACTTAATTGATTATAAAAACAAATACGGTAGTATCATAAAAGGCTTAGGTGAAAATAAATCACAGTTTCAGGCTGCTGCGAATAAAAAATTCATCTCTTTTAGAAATGGACTTTCGACGTTAATCGATCGTATGGAAGAAGAACTGAATGAATCTACTATTTTAAAAGGAGTCCACACAACGAAAATTGTGAAGAAGGGGACAACTTACGAAGTATCATTATCTAGCGATGCGTACATTGAAGCAGACTACATAGTGTTAACTACTCCACATAATGTTGCGCAAGCAATATTGCAAAATGAGGAATTAGATAACGATTTTAATAAGCTAAAAAACTCGTCACTTATTAGTATTTATTTGGGATTTGATATTCCAGATGAACAGCTCCCTGCGGAGGGAACAGGTTTTATTGTTTCTGAAAATAGCGATGTGAAATGTAATGCATGCACATGGACAAGTCGTAAATGGAAGCACACATCCAAAAACAGTCATTTACTTGTGCGTATGTTTTATAAGAGCACTAATCCCGCGTATGAAGGCATGAAGCATATGAGCGAGGACGAGCTAGTAGAAGTGGCTTTACAAGATATCGAAAAGAGTTTGAAGCTAAATGGTAAACCCCAAGTGGTAGAAGTAACGAAATGGAATGATCTAATGCCAAACTATCATTTAGAGCATGGCGAAGCAATTAAATCGTTGAACGAGAAAATGGATTCACTGTTTCCTCACGTAATGCTTGCAGGATGTTCCTATTATGGGGTAGGTATAGGAGCTTGTATTAAAAATGGGAAAGAAACGGCTGAGTTAATAGCTGAAAGAATGTAA
- the kynU gene encoding kynureninase has protein sequence MERNNTLDYAKSLDEQDILKKYRNEFYVQPGVIYMDGNSLGLLSKRAETTLLTMLESWKSYGIDGWTKGEHPWFYFSEKLSEMCAPLVGATKEEVIITGSTTSNLHQLIASFYKPKGTRTKILADELNFPSDLYAINSQLVLHGYDPEEHLKLVKSRDGETLDEKDIIEAMTDDIALIVLPGVQYRSGQVLDMELLTEEAHKRNIFIGFDLCHSIGSVPHKLQEWDVDFAFWCNYKHLNGGPGAVAGLYVNSKHFGQRPGLSGWFGSDKEKQFDLSIHMTPASNAGAYQIGTPHILSAAPLYGSLQIFAEAGIDQIRDKSLRLTDYMMFLIEEELSDYLFTIGNPGEKDRRGGHIYIVHKEAARICKALKELHVIPDFRSPNGIRLAPVALYNTFEDVWNTIQILKEIMQEQAYLKYENKRDVIA, from the coding sequence ATGGAGCGAAATAATACGCTGGACTATGCAAAGAGTTTAGATGAACAGGATATTTTAAAAAAGTATCGGAACGAATTTTATGTGCAGCCGGGTGTTATTTATATGGATGGTAATTCGTTAGGATTATTGTCAAAGAGAGCAGAAACTACTCTGTTGACAATGCTGGAGTCATGGAAGTCATATGGTATCGATGGTTGGACGAAAGGAGAGCATCCTTGGTTTTATTTTTCCGAAAAGTTGAGTGAAATGTGTGCACCACTTGTGGGTGCGACAAAAGAAGAAGTCATAATTACTGGCTCTACCACATCGAACCTACATCAGTTAATTGCTAGTTTCTATAAACCAAAAGGAACACGAACGAAAATATTGGCAGATGAATTGAATTTCCCCTCTGATTTGTATGCGATTAATAGTCAGTTAGTATTGCATGGGTATGATCCCGAAGAACATTTGAAACTTGTCAAAAGTAGAGACGGAGAAACGTTAGACGAGAAAGATATTATTGAAGCAATGACAGATGATATTGCACTTATTGTATTACCTGGTGTTCAATATCGCAGCGGACAAGTTTTAGATATGGAATTGCTAACAGAAGAGGCGCATAAACGAAATATTTTTATAGGTTTTGATCTGTGTCATTCTATTGGTTCCGTACCGCATAAGTTACAGGAGTGGGATGTAGATTTTGCTTTTTGGTGTAACTATAAACATTTAAATGGAGGTCCAGGAGCTGTTGCGGGTTTATATGTAAATAGCAAGCATTTTGGACAACGACCTGGCCTTTCAGGTTGGTTTGGTTCGGATAAGGAAAAGCAATTTGATTTGTCTATTCACATGACACCAGCATCTAATGCGGGGGCTTATCAGATTGGTACACCACATATTTTAAGCGCTGCGCCATTATACGGATCACTGCAAATATTTGCGGAAGCTGGGATAGATCAAATTCGTGATAAATCCTTAAGACTGACAGATTATATGATGTTCTTAATAGAAGAAGAGCTGAGTGACTATCTTTTTACAATTGGAAATCCAGGTGAAAAGGATCGTCGCGGGGGGCATATTTATATTGTGCATAAAGAGGCTGCTCGTATTTGTAAGGCGTTAAAAGAACTTCATGTCATTCCTGATTTTCGCTCGCCGAATGGTATTCGTTTAGCGCCGGTTGCCCTTTATAACACCTTTGAAGATGTATGGAATACTATTCAAATTCTAAAAGAGATTATGCAAGAGCAAGCATATCTGAAGTATGAAAACAAGCGAGACGTCATTGCATAA
- the kynA gene encoding tryptophan 2,3-dioxygenase: protein MESSSKSDEKLKSEKGIYTDFRNDMTYGEYLCLDDILSSQKRLSGHHDEMLFIIIHQVSELWLKLILHELSSAIQAIQSNKMQAAFKMLARVTKIQTQIIQAWDVLSTLTPAEYLEFRDKLGKASGFQSFQYRQIEFALGFKTKHILKIYEKDVVLHEQLTKAFLAPSIYDVAIQALARAGFALNTEVVKRDYSITYGGDESVAEAWKEVYRNVDQYWDLYQLAEKLVDVEDWLQQWRFRHMKTVERIIGFKVGTGGSSGVNYLRKVLDHRFFPELWDLRTTL, encoded by the coding sequence ATGGAGTCTAGTTCGAAATCGGATGAAAAATTAAAAAGCGAAAAAGGAATCTATACAGATTTCCGAAATGATATGACATATGGTGAGTATCTGTGTCTAGACGATATTTTATCTAGTCAAAAACGTTTATCTGGACATCACGATGAAATGCTTTTCATTATTATTCACCAAGTAAGTGAGCTATGGTTGAAGCTTATACTTCACGAACTATCTAGTGCGATTCAAGCAATACAATCAAATAAAATGCAAGCGGCTTTTAAAATGCTTGCACGTGTTACGAAAATCCAAACACAGATTATTCAAGCATGGGATGTGTTATCCACATTGACACCTGCTGAATATTTAGAGTTTCGAGACAAGCTGGGAAAAGCATCTGGTTTTCAATCTTTTCAATACCGACAAATTGAATTTGCCCTCGGTTTTAAAACGAAACATATTCTTAAAATCTATGAGAAGGACGTAGTACTACATGAGCAATTAACAAAAGCATTCCTTGCACCAAGTATTTACGATGTAGCGATACAAGCATTAGCAAGAGCAGGGTTTGCTCTTAACACGGAAGTAGTGAAGCGTGATTATTCGATAACATATGGTGGAGATGAGAGCGTTGCGGAAGCATGGAAGGAAGTATATCGAAATGTCGATCAATATTGGGACTTATATCAATTAGCAGAAAAGTTAGTGGATGTAGAGGATTGGCTCCAGCAATGGCGATTCCGACATATGAAAACAGTTGAACGTATTATTGGCTTTAAAGTTGGGACAGGTGGCTCATCAGGAGTTAATTATTTGCGCAAAGTCCTCGATCATCGTTTTTTTCCAGAGCTATGGGATTTACGAACAACTTTATAG
- a CDS encoding S-layer homology domain-containing protein, which translates to MVILKKFGIVLTSSALSFGMFASIANANTSTTVMEQPEKVQIQMVSKETVFTKADLIKKLKSLFPNKFDQLSNSDFQMGGGYTYPNDDTVRYDLYFSKTINGKQLNGNVVFVGKDLEIEHFSFQPLNQKEALFPAKVSKDEAMDIAKGFMKKIVDGEEYQLESNNPLYYYSKQILTEPVRYSFSFTRTKNKVSIAEQRVEVTVLGNGEIVGLYMNPVKKNSSTFEDIKKIKESKVILDKVKENLTVDLQYQIETDYQTGEQRIQLVYLPTTKLMGVQAISGKWLTANGYTTVFPEKRKIEKITAKPLPSKNNGVTVEEAKKIAEKFLKPKSDKFKLNIHSVEEVENFSGQEVIRIGYMVNYGNGGSGASLEINKLTGEIIQYYDVMNQLLNPLGENPKQESSLTQKEALAQALKYVKQYVPSYLHNYAMPVEDAYFDEYSGSYNLTFPRVVNGIMVLGDQINVGIAADGSLNSLYVNYQEVEKWPSSDKVISEADAKAILKNSLSLKLQYMKQDIKDQHYDLVYLPVFNENIFASLDANTGKWNSLYPETNPIVIKHPWAEEELNYLISAKILEPKDNKAFNGDASVSKGEAIKVIMSSLTYFYEGMYNDQNENMNQTFENIDPKHPSYQVIERAVEAGIIKPDKKTFDLESPVTKEELAAWYIRVLGLEQAAKHSSIYKLDFADANKVQKEYTGYVAIANSMGILTTEQNQFNPAREVSYADLAVSIIPLAHAIADKGYGLRY; encoded by the coding sequence TTGGTTATTTTAAAGAAATTTGGTATTGTTTTAACCTCTTCTGCTTTATCTTTTGGAATGTTTGCTTCTATTGCTAATGCAAATACTTCAACCACAGTGATGGAGCAACCTGAAAAAGTGCAAATTCAAATGGTTTCTAAAGAAACAGTTTTCACCAAAGCCGATTTAATTAAGAAGCTTAAATCTTTGTTTCCTAATAAGTTTGACCAATTATCGAATAGTGATTTTCAAATGGGCGGAGGTTACACTTACCCTAACGATGACACGGTACGTTATGATTTATATTTTTCTAAGACAATTAATGGAAAGCAATTAAACGGTAATGTTGTATTTGTCGGTAAAGATTTAGAAATCGAGCACTTTTCTTTTCAACCTCTAAATCAAAAAGAGGCTTTATTTCCTGCAAAGGTTTCAAAAGATGAAGCAATGGATATTGCAAAAGGTTTCATGAAAAAAATTGTTGACGGGGAAGAATATCAATTAGAATCAAATAATCCCCTCTATTATTATTCGAAACAAATATTAACAGAACCAGTCCGTTACTCATTTTCTTTTACTCGTACGAAAAATAAAGTATCCATTGCGGAGCAAAGAGTAGAGGTAACTGTCCTTGGCAATGGTGAAATTGTGGGTTTATATATGAATCCTGTGAAGAAAAACTCGTCCACTTTTGAGGATATTAAAAAAATAAAAGAGAGTAAAGTAATATTAGATAAAGTAAAGGAAAACCTTACTGTTGATTTACAATATCAAATAGAAACAGATTACCAAACGGGTGAGCAACGTATTCAGCTTGTCTATCTGCCAACAACAAAATTGATGGGAGTTCAAGCAATTTCAGGGAAGTGGTTAACAGCAAATGGGTATACAACCGTCTTTCCTGAAAAGAGAAAAATTGAAAAGATAACAGCTAAACCACTACCGTCCAAAAATAATGGAGTTACTGTAGAAGAAGCTAAGAAAATTGCAGAAAAATTTCTTAAACCAAAATCTGATAAATTTAAATTAAACATTCATTCTGTAGAAGAAGTAGAAAATTTTAGTGGCCAGGAAGTAATTCGTATCGGATATATGGTTAACTATGGGAACGGTGGATCTGGGGCGAGCTTGGAAATAAATAAACTTACGGGCGAGATTATTCAATACTATGATGTAATGAACCAGCTTCTAAATCCACTAGGGGAGAATCCAAAACAAGAGTCCTCTCTTACTCAAAAGGAGGCCCTCGCTCAAGCGCTTAAATATGTAAAACAATATGTTCCTTCTTATCTACACAATTATGCGATGCCTGTAGAAGACGCTTATTTTGATGAGTATTCAGGTAGTTATAATCTTACTTTTCCAAGAGTCGTGAACGGCATTATGGTATTAGGCGATCAAATAAATGTAGGTATTGCAGCTGATGGTTCTTTAAACAGTCTGTATGTCAATTATCAAGAGGTAGAAAAATGGCCATCAAGTGATAAGGTCATTTCTGAGGCTGACGCAAAAGCTATCTTGAAAAATTCACTAAGTTTAAAATTGCAATATATGAAACAGGACATAAAAGATCAACATTATGATTTAGTCTATTTACCTGTATTTAACGAGAATATTTTTGCCTCTTTAGATGCCAACACAGGCAAATGGAATAGCTTGTATCCAGAGACAAATCCAATTGTGATTAAACATCCTTGGGCAGAAGAAGAACTGAATTACCTCATTAGTGCTAAAATCTTAGAACCTAAAGATAACAAAGCCTTTAATGGAGATGCTAGTGTTTCAAAAGGAGAAGCAATAAAAGTTATTATGAGTTCCCTTACTTATTTTTATGAAGGTATGTATAATGATCAAAATGAAAACATGAACCAAACTTTTGAGAATATAGATCCTAAACACCCGTCGTATCAAGTAATTGAACGAGCGGTCGAAGCAGGCATTATTAAACCAGATAAGAAGACCTTCGATTTAGAATCTCCAGTAACAAAAGAGGAACTAGCAGCTTGGTATATACGCGTTCTAGGACTTGAGCAAGCGGCGAAACATAGTAGTATCTATAAACTAGACTTTGCGGACGCAAATAAAGTTCAAAAAGAGTACACTGGCTATGTTGCAATCGCAAACTCAATGGGAATATTAACAACTGAGCAAAATCAATTTAACCCAGCTCGAGAAGTATCCTATGCAGATTTGGCCGTTTCGATTATTCCACTAGCCCACGCGATTGCTGATAAAGGATATGGCTTGAGGTATTAA
- a CDS encoding 3-ketoacyl-ACP reductase, which produces MQNIYGKTALITGAGRGIGRATAIAFAKEGIHVGLLGRTMENLEAVAAELKEFGVKVSLATADVSNMESVNVAVNKIRGELGSIEILVNNAGISKFGHFLEVDPEDWTKIIQVNVMGVYYVTRAVLPEMIERKAGDIINISSTAGQKGAPVTSAYSASKAAVIALSESLMLEVRKQNIRVSTLTPSTVATDMAVELKLTDGNPEKVMQPEDIADFMVAQLKMNPRILLKSAGLWSTNP; this is translated from the coding sequence ATGCAAAATATTTATGGTAAGACTGCACTAATAACTGGAGCAGGTCGAGGGATAGGACGAGCAACAGCGATAGCATTTGCAAAAGAAGGTATTCATGTTGGATTGTTGGGAAGAACGATGGAAAATTTAGAAGCAGTAGCTGCTGAGTTAAAAGAATTTGGTGTAAAGGTTTCATTAGCTACTGCAGATGTTTCCAATATGGAGTCCGTGAATGTTGCTGTTAATAAAATTCGCGGGGAGCTTGGTTCAATTGAGATTTTAGTGAACAACGCTGGTATATCTAAGTTCGGTCACTTTCTTGAGGTGGATCCAGAAGATTGGACGAAAATTATTCAAGTAAACGTCATGGGTGTTTATTATGTAACGAGAGCGGTATTACCTGAAATGATCGAACGAAAAGCGGGAGACATCATCAATATTTCATCTACTGCAGGTCAAAAAGGTGCTCCTGTAACGAGCGCGTATAGTGCGTCAAAAGCCGCTGTTATCGCATTGAGTGAGTCATTAATGCTCGAAGTAAGAAAGCAAAATATCCGTGTTAGCACGTTAACTCCAAGCACGGTTGCTACCGATATGGCGGTAGAATTAAAACTAACGGATGGCAATCCAGAAAAAGTAATGCAGCCGGAAGATATTGCAGACTTTATGGTTGCTCAGCTTAAAATGAATCCACGCATTCTGCTTAAATCAGCGGGATTATGGTCGACAAATCCTTAA
- a CDS encoding protein kinase, giving the protein MRKVSILRSIRKIYQFFVDVPIKEGKVLNDRYEVLRVIGTGSYGIFYRCKDLKTNEIRGLKQLRPSKHHNKKEVALFENEIAVLRSTNHKNMPVLMDTFFNNAYLFYVMNFIEGDNLEDLIFLKRVSFNEKESLQLIADLLKLIDYLHSKDIYHGDLRIPNILLKDGQPFLIDFGLSKQGISMDSASSYEMKQQDHYDLGEILLYLLYTTYPSKNKKALPWTEELTIKKETVHLLKRLLQVKESYSTISEISADVQAALQADERLH; this is encoded by the coding sequence GTGAGAAAAGTTTCTATTTTGCGTTCTATTCGAAAAATTTATCAGTTTTTTGTAGATGTACCTATTAAAGAAGGAAAAGTTCTGAACGATCGATACGAGGTTTTAAGGGTGATCGGAACCGGAAGCTACGGTATTTTTTACCGCTGTAAGGATTTAAAGACGAACGAAATCAGAGGGCTGAAACAGCTTCGTCCAAGTAAGCATCACAACAAAAAAGAGGTTGCTTTGTTTGAAAATGAAATAGCTGTTTTGCGTTCGACAAATCATAAAAATATGCCAGTATTAATGGATACTTTTTTCAATAACGCGTATTTGTTTTATGTCATGAATTTCATAGAAGGAGACAATCTGGAAGACTTAATATTTCTTAAGAGGGTATCTTTTAATGAGAAAGAGTCTTTACAACTTATTGCTGATCTCCTGAAATTAATCGACTATCTGCACAGCAAGGATATTTACCATGGGGACTTACGTATCCCAAATATTTTACTAAAAGACGGCCAACCTTTTTTGATTGACTTTGGTTTGTCGAAGCAGGGAATCTCCATGGATTCAGCAAGTTCCTACGAGATGAAACAGCAGGACCACTACGATTTAGGAGAAATCCTATTATATTTACTCTATACAACTTACCCTTCCAAAAATAAAAAAGCTCTCCCTTGGACGGAAGAGCTTACGATAAAAAAAGAAACCGTTCATTTGCTGAAAAGACTCCTACAAGTGAAGGAATCTTATTCAACTATTAGCGAAATTTCAGCTGATGTTCAAGCTGCACTTCAAGCAGACGAAAGGCTACATTAG
- the kynB gene encoding arylformamidase has translation MEKQWIDISQPLSNKIGTWPGDTAFQFDIAFSKEQTGSVNIGRIMTSVHTGTHADAPFHFDNDGPTIDMLDVNIYIGRARVFDVIGVNEIGRKELERFELDGVERLLLKTAANVCVEQFPSHIPVLKENIGAFLQEKGIFLIGVDRPSVDSLDNKDLPAHYALYHHGVHILENLLLQDVEPGDYELIALPLKIQGADGSPVRAVLRKITGAVQ, from the coding sequence ATGGAAAAACAATGGATCGATATATCGCAACCTTTATCCAATAAAATCGGTACTTGGCCAGGCGATACAGCCTTTCAATTTGACATAGCATTTTCAAAAGAACAGACTGGTTCTGTTAATATCGGTCGGATCATGACAAGTGTGCATACCGGAACCCATGCGGATGCCCCGTTCCATTTTGATAATGACGGACCGACGATTGACATGCTCGACGTAAATATTTATATTGGCCGTGCTAGAGTATTTGATGTAATAGGAGTTAATGAAATCGGACGGAAAGAACTAGAAAGATTTGAGTTAGATGGCGTGGAGCGTTTATTATTAAAAACTGCTGCTAATGTTTGTGTGGAGCAGTTTCCTAGTCACATTCCCGTGCTGAAAGAAAATATAGGTGCTTTCTTGCAGGAAAAGGGTATTTTCTTAATCGGAGTGGATCGTCCTTCCGTTGATTCTCTCGATAATAAAGACTTACCTGCCCATTATGCACTCTATCATCACGGCGTCCATATTCTAGAAAATTTATTACTCCAAGATGTGGAACCTGGCGATTATGAATTGATTGCCCTGCCGTTAAAGATTCAAGGAGCAGATGGCAGTCCAGTGCGAGCTGTACTTAGAAAGATTACTGGGGCTGTCCAATAA
- a CDS encoding nuclease-related domain-containing protein, translating to MKTRSNEYSYIGLKLLERRLPEMHGMKDLIHSKMHMAKAGIHGEVRVDGVFQKYSFPFEYVVLHDISLESYGKFQIDTVFVTQYYAVILESKNIGGRLRFKQNPLQLERENDEGKVDVFESPEGQMERNICLLDDWLQVRGVRIPIYGVIVLTNAKVLVVESSVNYPTILHQTIPVFLRNITREKMCLEVDEMHELAEKMVASHQSYFPYPMCGRWGIHPNDLLTGVCCEKCEKLGMVKRKNGWNCLRCGYVERLAHEKAIWEWFVLVGESINNRQCRYFLKLESFQSVSRILNSMELMREGSAKRNTLYKWNWDLNR from the coding sequence GTGAAAACACGTTCGAATGAGTACAGTTATATTGGTTTAAAGTTGTTAGAAAGACGATTGCCAGAAATGCACGGCATGAAGGATTTGATTCATTCGAAAATGCATATGGCGAAGGCTGGAATTCACGGGGAAGTGCGAGTGGACGGGGTGTTTCAGAAGTATTCCTTTCCGTTTGAGTACGTGGTGTTGCATGATATAAGTTTAGAATCGTATGGAAAGTTTCAGATTGATACAGTATTTGTTACGCAGTATTATGCGGTTATTTTAGAGAGTAAAAATATAGGTGGAAGATTGCGTTTTAAGCAAAATCCTTTGCAGCTAGAACGAGAAAATGATGAGGGGAAAGTGGATGTGTTTGAAAGTCCAGAGGGACAAATGGAGCGCAATATATGTTTGCTCGATGACTGGTTGCAAGTACGCGGAGTGAGGATTCCTATTTATGGTGTGATTGTATTGACGAACGCAAAGGTATTGGTAGTTGAGTCATCTGTTAACTACCCTACAATACTTCATCAAACGATTCCTGTGTTTCTGAGGAATATTACTCGAGAGAAAATGTGTTTAGAGGTGGATGAAATGCATGAGTTAGCAGAGAAAATGGTGGCTAGCCATCAATCGTATTTTCCTTATCCTATGTGTGGTCGATGGGGCATCCACCCGAATGATTTGCTGACTGGGGTTTGTTGTGAGAAGTGTGAAAAGTTAGGAATGGTGAAAAGGAAAAATGGCTGGAACTGTTTGAGGTGTGGTTATGTGGAACGACTCGCTCACGAGAAAGCGATTTGGGAATGGTTTGTATTAGTTGGGGAGAGTATTAATAATCGGCAGTGTCGATATTTTTTGAAGTTGGAATCTTTCCAATCTGTTTCACGTATATTGAATTCAATGGAGCTTATGAGAGAGGGATCAGCAAAAAGAAATACACTTTATAAGTGGAATTGGGACTTAAATAGGTGA